The sequence CTTCACGCAGCTTTTTGCAGGCTGCTCTCGCCTTGGTTTCTGCCTTGTCCCGGTGAATCAGCATGGAAAGCGCATCAACCCGCTCCGCGTTGATCAAAAAATCCAATTTGACAAGATCTGTTTCCTGGTAGCCTGCAATTTCATAATCAAAGGAACCATACCCCTGGGTCACACTTTTAAGGCGGTCATAAAATTCATAAACCACCTCGGCCAGAGGCAGGATAAATTTCATCTCCATGCGGTTTGAGGTCAGATACTGATAATTGGTGCTGACACCGCGAAACTCATGGCAGACCTGCATGACATTGCCCATATACTTATCCGGTACAATGATGGACGCTTTGATAATGGGTTCCCTGACACATTTTATTTCTGTGGGATCAGGATATTCCGTGGGATTATCAATGATTTTAACTTCCCCTGACATATAGGTGACTTCATACTGAACCGAAGGTGAGGTTAAAATCAGGGAAATATCATATTCCCGCTCAAGGCGTTCCTGAACCACCTCAAGATGCAAAAGCCCCAGGAACCCACAGCGGTAACCAAACCCCAGGGCTGCAGATGAATCCTTTTCATAAATCAGGGCCGCATCATTCAGTTTGAGTTTTTCCAATGCCTCGGTCAGTTCCACATAATCGTCGGATGCCACCGGATACATGGAAGAAAACACCACGGGCGTGGGTTCCCTGAAACCGCCCAGTGCTTTGTCGCATCTTTTATCCGGCATGGTCACGGTATCACCGATTTTAACATCGGATATAAGCTTTATCCCTGCAATAAAATACCCTACCTGACCTGCTTCAAGGCTAGGCGTGGGATTGCGTTTGATCTGGAACAGCCCGACCTCTTCAACCTTATAGGTCGCATTATTGGACATGAACTGTATCCGGTCCCCTTTTTTGATACTTCCCTCAAAAATTCTGAAATGAATGATAACACCCCGGAAAGCATCATAGTGGGAGTCAAAGACCAGGGCCTTGAATGCGCCTGTATCTTCAACGGTGGGCGCGGGTATTCTGTCAATAATGGTCTCAAAAATTTTATCAACACCAATTCCCGTTTTTGCGGATACGAGAAGCGCCTGTTCACTGTCAAGGCCTAAGTCTTCATCGATCTGGTTCTTGACCCATTCGATCTCAGCCGAAGGCAGGTCAATTTTATTGATGATCGGAAGGATCTCAAGTTCATGTTCCATGGCCAGGTACAGGTTGGCAAGGGTCTGGGCCTCCACCCCCTGGGATGCGTCGGCCAGTATTAAAGCGCCTTCACAGGAAGCAAGGGCCCTTGACACTTCATAGGAAAAATCCACATGCCCCGGTGTATCAATGAGATTTAACAAAAACTTCCTGCCGTCCGATGCCGTATAGGGAAGGGAGACGGTTTGGGATTTTATGGTAATTCCCCTTTCCCGCTCAATATCCATGGAATCCAGGATCTGCTCTTTCATATCCCGATCTTCTATAATACCGGACAGTTGGATTAGCCGATCAGACAAAGTAGATTTGCCATGGTCAATGTGCGCAATAATAGAAAAATTTCTAATATTAAGGTGATCGTATTTCAATTAGACTCCAAACTAAGAGTTGACAAAAAAGGTATATCTATCATAATAGGGCTATACATTTATCAATTGTAGTATACAGTGTCAAGAAAAGCCGCTTGTTCAAGGCGTTCTATTGTATCGGAATTGTATCGGAGAACCCAATGGCGCATGCCATCCTCATTGTTGATGATGATATAGCAATTAAAGAATCAGTGGAAGAATTTCTAGCACTGATGACCTATGAAGTTAAAAGTGCTGAAAATGCATTCCAGGCTGTTGACATTCTAAAAACGTTTCAGCCCGACATTGTTTTAACGGATATCATGATGCAGGGAATGGACGGACTTGAACTAACCCGATTGATAAGGGAACGGTACAGTATTGATGTCATGGTCATGACCGGGTATTCTGCTAATTATTCTTATGAAGAGGCTATTAATGCCGGAGCCAGTGATTTCATTTTCAAGCCGTTTCGCTTTGAAGAGTTGGACTTAAGAATCAAACGCATGCTCAGAGAAGCTGAATTTAAAAAGGAAAGGGATAAGCTTCTAGCAGATATGAAGCAACTGGCCATAACCGACGGATTAACAGGCCTGTTCAATTCCCGGCAGTTTTTTCATCAAATCAAGCAGGAGGTCGAACGTTTTCAGCGCTACTCCCGGAATTTATCACTTCTTATGCTGGACATTGATTTTTTTAAAAAATACAACGATACCTGGGGGCATTTGGAAGGAGATAAGGTACTGATGAGCATGGGCATGATCATCTCCTCTTGCCTGCGCAGCATGGACTCCGCCTACCGTTACGGCGGTGAGGAATTTGCCGTGATTTTACCGGAAACAGAATTAAATGAGGCCTGTCTGGTGGGTAACCGCATCAGGAAGAACGTGCAAAAAACGATATTCACACCGGAAAACGATGTGCAGACGTCTGTGACCATAAGTATCGGGGCGGCACAGATAGTCAATGGCGAAGACTTTATCTCATTTATCAAACGTACAGATAAGGCCTTGTACCTTTCCAAAGAAAACGGTCGCAACCGGCTGACCGCAGCACGTTAGAGCCTTTTTAAAAATTGGGGATCGAAGCGAAATCTAATGAGAATTTGTGTACGAGTCACTTTTTAATAACAAATCACAATACCACATACAGACTATTGCGTTAATTCTTTTAAAAATTAATACGCCATGATAGAATTAGATTTGTTCAAAAAACAGGCGGATGTAAATAAAAAAGTGACATTCGGTGAATTTATTATGTTTTTTTAATTTAATTTTATAAAAAGATAGGTGACGCATGAAAAAAATTCTATTGGGCGTAATGGGGTTGTTTTTATTCTACAGTAATTCTCATGCTGAAAATTATACATTTCAAGAAGAAATTCAACAACGTGTTACTGAAATTTATGTAGCAACTTTTGAGAGAGCACCAGCCTATAGTGGTTTAATGTACTGGACAAATGCCGTTGAAACCGGCATTTTTACAATTGAGCAGGTGGCACAATCCTTTTTTGACCAACCGGAAACACAAGCAAAATTTCCAGAAGGGTCCAGCAATACAGAATTTATCAATACAATTTACAATAATACATTAAGCCGTGCTCCAGCGGAAGCAGGGCGTGCCTATTGGGTAGATGCGCTGGACCGTGGCTTGGTTAGGCGCGATCAGGCTATTATGGCTGTCATCAATGGTGCAAAAGCTGAAACCGGCAGTGCAGCAGATGCGGCTATGTTGGCTAAAAAAACTGAAATCGGCCTTTTGTTTGCTAATTCTGAAATTGGAAATTTAACTACCAATGAAAATTTTATGGGTTGGGCAAAAAACATCGTAATGCATGCGACAAATGGTGATTTTAGCGTAGATGATGCTGTAAAATATATTTCAGATCTTTCAGATTTTCCCTCTGAGCTGGAAACAGACATTGAGAACTACATTGCGCTGATTTCTTCTGTGGGAAATATGTCTCCCATGATTGATGAAATTTCAATCCTGCTGGAAGAACTTTTAAATGGAGACTCTTCTGTGGTAACCATCACCCCGGCTTTGGAGACTCTGGACCTTCAAAATCTACCCTCTGCCATTAACGTTACAGGTGATTTCGGTGCCGGATATACCCCTGAAGGAAGCAGTTCACTATATACGGGTCAGTTGGTTATGGATATTACCAACATCGTTCTGGCTGAAACCGGCCTTTCCGCCAATGCAAATATCGTCGCTACAAATGTCCAACGGGATGAACAACTGGTTCTTAACGGGGCCATGAATCTCGGAATAAGTCTGGAAACATCTGGAGAAGAAGCGGTTATACTAGCCACCCTCACTTTTTCAAATCTCCAATCTATAGACTTTCTAATGAACGGGGGAATGGAACTTAGCATGCCCTTTAGCGACTCATCCCAACCCATTATCCTCACACTTACCAATTTTGAAACCCAGGGCATGCAAGCTTCCGGAACGATTATTTTGACGCCTGTATCCACTGATATTTATGATATTTTACTCGACTTGGATACCCATGAAGGAGCTGTCCTTGGCACAGCAAGACTGGATGCTACAAACACACCTCAAACCATAATATCAACACCCGATGATCCCATCACCGTAGGTGAGTATAGTGTTATTATCAATGATGTAATAATGGATCAGGAAGTTTGTACAGATACCGCCGCAGGCGGTAATATTGTTATCACAGGGGATTCTGAAACAAAAGCCATTACCTTTAACAACTGCTCATATGCAATAGAATAGATGGCATAGTCAAAAATGGATGATATCAATGGATATGATATCATCCATTTTATTAGTCTTTTCTGCCAAAAACCAGACAAGACAATCAGAATACTGGAGAAGGTAAATGCAATTCATTAATTTCTTCTAGCTGATCACTTTGCATTATCAGAGAAGGCAACACAAGGCCGGTTTCTTCTGTGCCGTCACAACTGTCGATATGGGGTCCATCAGGTACGATTTGAAATCCCATATCCAGTAATTGAGAAACTAAAACGGGAGTCGAAAATGGACTCACTTCGGGTGGGACATATGCCAGACGTCCTTCCGGGCTATTACGAATATATTCCACCATTTCCTGGACACTCATCCTGACATTCTTAATACAAAGGCCTGCATACACCTCAAACAGGGTCGTCCAATAATCGGAACAGCTAGCGCCCCCTTCAAATCCGTCGTCAATCAAATAGATATAACGATCCCATAATTGTCCTGAATGCTGAATTTCGAATTGATAAGGAAAGCTTATTGCCAAATCATTCTGCAACCTTGAAAAGAGTAAATCTTCATGAGTGCGAAGCTGGTTATAGGCGGCTTCGATAAATCGCATTGCCCAGCGATTTCTCATCATACGTTTATTGTGAATATGTTGAGTATCAGGGTGGCGGAAAATTCCAAAATCAGACCCCAAGCAGATTAACGATAAACCGCCACCTTCCTCCAGAGAAGCTATATTCAGTTCAATTGCATAAGCCAGTCCTTTTGCATCTTTTCCCATGTACACCATAAGATGGTTAAAGAGTCCAGGGATCACATAATTGATATTTTCACGGTCCATGGTATCATCAGTTTTATTGATATGGTCACCTGTAAAAATTAAATCCCATCTTTGTAAAGGTAAGAAGATTGTTTTATCATTTGAAGCGTAATTAGCCGGGAAATAATATGTCTGATCCCTGAGTTCATACAGATCAATTTTATCACTCACCGGTGCTGAACTTTCTAAAGTAAGTGCATAGGAAAACGTAATGAATTCAGTTAACAGAAGGAGCAATAACAAACAAATGCTGAAAATTATCAACACACGATGTTTCTCAATATTTTTTATTTTTTCCGAGCGCCTAAGTAAAAAGTCACATAAAATTAAAATCATATTGTATACCCACCAGAAAGAAACCTTAGCGGAATGAATATAATGTAACCCAGGTCTTTTCCAGCACTTCAAAATGGTTCTCGACAAGCTGTTACGGAATAGATAATTTTTTTAAGTTCAAGGCGGAAAACCAATTTGACCGCAGGCATATATGCAGTATTCTGAGGATCAAATTTACTTCTCCAACTAAGAAATTGGGGAAATTAGCATTTTGTAACAGCCTGTCGATGCATTTTTAATATGCGCTTTCTTTTGGATTAGTGACATTATATCCGCATACTTAAATCCACAGATACCGCATGATGGGTAAGCGCGCCACAGGAAATAACATCCACGCCGGTTCCGGCAATGGCATTTAATGTCTGCAAACTGACATTACCCGAGGCTTCCACCACAGCCCGCTTTCCGATCAACGCCACGGCCTTGGTCATCTCATCAATGTCCATGTTGTCCAGCATGATTACATCCGCCTGGGCATCAAGGGCCTGCTGCACCTGAGCCATATCCGAGACCTCCACCTCCACCTTCATCAGATGGGATGCCCTGGCCCGGACAAGGGAAACGGCCGCGGCAATGGAACCGGCAGCCGTAATATGGTTGTCCTTGATCAGAATACCGTCATAAAGGGCAAATCTATGATTAAAGCCCCCTCCCGCCCTGACCGCATCCTTTTCAATTTTCCGCCATCCGGGCGTTGTTTTTCTTGTATCTACCAGCCTCACCTTTGAGTTATCCAGTGCCTTGACAAATTTTCGTGTCAGGGTTGCAATTCCGGAAAGCCGCTGCAAAAAATTTAACGCCACACGTTCAGCTGTCAAAAGAGAGCGGATATCACCGGTTATGGTAAAGATCACATCATCTTTTTTAATGATGTCCGAATCATTAAAATGGGGCTTGCATACCATTGAAGAATCCACAGTATGAAACACCTTTTTGGCCACATCCGTTCCTGCCAGGATAAAGTCCTGTTTTGCAACTATGATGGCGGTTTTTTCCTGGGGATGAAGGAAAATACTTTCCGTGGTCACATCCCCAAGACAGGTATCCTCAAAAAGTGCCAGCCGAATGATCTGTTCTGTCATATCCATAATATATACGTTTAATCCTGTTTCAGATTCTTAACCCGATCCAGGTTCACCGTAATCTTATCCTGCTTTTCTTTAAGTTCTTCATGCTGTGCCCTGACCTTATCAATAACATCTTCCGGGGCTTTTTCAAGAAAACTGTCATTATTCAACCGTTTCTGGATACTGTTCAGCTCTTTGGTGTTTTTCTCCAGTTCTTTTTCAAGACGGCTGATTTCCTTATCAAAATCAATTACACCCTCAAGGCAGACATAGCAGGTAGTGGCACCTGAAACTGTAGTGGCTGAGGATTCAGGCGGATTGTCTGCGTCACAAAAAGACAGGTTCTCAAGGGTAGCAAGATTGATAATGACAGATTTATTTTCGGCAATCAGCAGTTTTTCTGCATTATCTGCCGTGGTGGCCAACACTTTAACCCTGGTGGAGGGCTGAATGTTCATTTCGGATCTGATATTGCGGATACCTGAAATCAAAGAGAACATAAATTCCATCTCTTTTTCACAGGCTGAATCTTTAAACGTTTTGAAATCATCATCATTATAGGGATACGATGCCTTCATTACAGAGCCGCTTGTGCCCGGAAGAATAGTGTAAATTTCTTCGGTAACAAAAGGCATGAAGGGATGCAGCATGATAATAATATCTTCGAGTACTTTTGCCAGAACACCACGGGCCGCATCGCGCTGGTCGGCCCCTAGTTTTTCATACAGGGCGGGTTTGGCAGCTTCAAGATACCAGTCGCAGAACTCATGCCATACAAACTGGTAAACTGTGGAAGCGGCTTCATTGAACCGGTATTCCTCAATTCCCTGTTTTACGGCCAAAGAGGTTTCAGCACATCTGGACAAAATCCACCGGTCTGCCAGGGTCAGGTCAAGATTATCTGTCAGTGCGTCTTTTTCCGTAATGTGCATCAGGGTGAATCGGGCGGCATTCCACAGCTTGTTAACAAAAT comes from uncultured Desulfobacter sp. and encodes:
- the lepA gene encoding translation elongation factor 4; the protein is MKYDHLNIRNFSIIAHIDHGKSTLSDRLIQLSGIIEDRDMKEQILDSMDIERERGITIKSQTVSLPYTASDGRKFLLNLIDTPGHVDFSYEVSRALASCEGALILADASQGVEAQTLANLYLAMEHELEILPIINKIDLPSAEIEWVKNQIDEDLGLDSEQALLVSAKTGIGVDKIFETIIDRIPAPTVEDTGAFKALVFDSHYDAFRGVIIHFRIFEGSIKKGDRIQFMSNNATYKVEEVGLFQIKRNPTPSLEAGQVGYFIAGIKLISDVKIGDTVTMPDKRCDKALGGFREPTPVVFSSMYPVASDDYVELTEALEKLKLNDAALIYEKDSSAALGFGYRCGFLGLLHLEVVQERLEREYDISLILTSPSVQYEVTYMSGEVKIIDNPTEYPDPTEIKCVREPIIKASIIVPDKYMGNVMQVCHEFRGVSTNYQYLTSNRMEMKFILPLAEVVYEFYDRLKSVTQGYGSFDYEIAGYQETDLVKLDFLINAERVDALSMLIHRDKAETKARAACKKLREEIPRQQFKIPIQGAIGGKIIARETISAYRKDVTAKCYGGDISRKRKLLEKQRKGKKRMKMVGSVEIPQSAFLSVLKTD
- a CDS encoding diguanylate cyclase, encoding MAHAILIVDDDIAIKESVEEFLALMTYEVKSAENAFQAVDILKTFQPDIVLTDIMMQGMDGLELTRLIRERYSIDVMVMTGYSANYSYEEAINAGASDFIFKPFRFEELDLRIKRMLREAEFKKERDKLLADMKQLAITDGLTGLFNSRQFFHQIKQEVERFQRYSRNLSLLMLDIDFFKKYNDTWGHLEGDKVLMSMGMIISSCLRSMDSAYRYGGEEFAVILPETELNEACLVGNRIRKNVQKTIFTPENDVQTSVTISIGAAQIVNGEDFISFIKRTDKALYLSKENGRNRLTAAR
- a CDS encoding DUF4214 domain-containing protein, giving the protein MKKILLGVMGLFLFYSNSHAENYTFQEEIQQRVTEIYVATFERAPAYSGLMYWTNAVETGIFTIEQVAQSFFDQPETQAKFPEGSSNTEFINTIYNNTLSRAPAEAGRAYWVDALDRGLVRRDQAIMAVINGAKAETGSAADAAMLAKKTEIGLLFANSEIGNLTTNENFMGWAKNIVMHATNGDFSVDDAVKYISDLSDFPSELETDIENYIALISSVGNMSPMIDEISILLEELLNGDSSVVTITPALETLDLQNLPSAINVTGDFGAGYTPEGSSSLYTGQLVMDITNIVLAETGLSANANIVATNVQRDEQLVLNGAMNLGISLETSGEEAVILATLTFSNLQSIDFLMNGGMELSMPFSDSSQPIILTLTNFETQGMQASGTIILTPVSTDIYDILLDLDTHEGAVLGTARLDATNTPQTIISTPDDPITVGEYSVIINDVIMDQEVCTDTAAGGNIVITGDSETKAITFNNCSYAIE
- the nadC gene encoding carboxylating nicotinate-nucleotide diphosphorylase, translated to MDMTEQIIRLALFEDTCLGDVTTESIFLHPQEKTAIIVAKQDFILAGTDVAKKVFHTVDSSMVCKPHFNDSDIIKKDDVIFTITGDIRSLLTAERVALNFLQRLSGIATLTRKFVKALDNSKVRLVDTRKTTPGWRKIEKDAVRAGGGFNHRFALYDGILIKDNHITAAGSIAAAVSLVRARASHLMKVEVEVSDMAQVQQALDAQADVIMLDNMDIDEMTKAVALIGKRAVVEASGNVSLQTLNAIAGTGVDVISCGALTHHAVSVDLSMRI